From one Rhodamnia argentea isolate NSW1041297 chromosome 1, ASM2092103v1, whole genome shotgun sequence genomic stretch:
- the LOC125313745 gene encoding germin-like protein subfamily 1 member 16, with product MSRSVRLSAGFALLALALSFVSAYDPSPLQDICVAVKEPENALFVNGKFCKNPHLATAKDFLFSGLQVPRSTANPLGSTVTPVTVDQIPGLNTLGISMARVDFGIEGLNPPHTHPRGTEILLVLEGTLYVGFVTSNQLNNTLFAKVLYPGDVFIFPIGMIHFQLNVGKTNAVAIAALSSQNPGVITIANALFNAKPPISPEVLAKGFQIEEKLVETLQKKLWYYN from the exons ATGTCAAGGAGCGTTCGACTTTCCGCTGGTTTCGCTCTCTTGGCTCTGGCACTGTCCTTTGTCAGCGCCTATGACCCGAGTCCCCTGCAGGACATCTGTGTAGCAGTCAAAGAACCTGAGAATGCTT tgtttgtgaatggaaagttctgCAAGAACCCCCATCTTGCCACAGCAAAGGACTTCCTCTTTTCCGGCCTCCAAGTCCCTAGAAGCACAGCCAATCCCCTAGGCTCCACGGTCACCCCGGTGACCGTGGACCAGATACCAGGACTCAACACACTCGGCATTTCCATGGCTCGTGTCGACTTTGGAATAGAAGGTTTGAATCCTCCCCACACTCACCCTCGCGGCACTGAAATATTACTTGTCTTGGAGGGTACCCTGTATGTGGGCTTCGTCACATCCAACCAGTTGAACAACACCCTCTTTGCAAAAGTTCTTTACCCCGGAGATGTTTTCATTTTCCCCATTGGGATGATTCACTTCCAGCTCAATGTTGGAAAGACCAACGCAGTCGCGATCGCCGCTCTAAGCAGCCAAAACCCAGGAGTCATCACGATTGCTAATGCACTGTTCAATGCAAAACCTCCTATTTCCCCTGAGGTACTAGCCAAGGGGTTCCAGATTGAAGAGAAGCTGGTCGAGACGCTTCAGAAGAAGTTATGGTACTACAATTAA
- the LOC115753597 gene encoding serine incorporator 3: protein MSCLASCFAAATCGLCSSVAGGISQRSARLAYCGLFGLSLIVSWVLREVAAPLLEKISWINTGSHTKAWFQVQAVLRVSLGNFLFFAILALIMIGVKDQSDRRDSWHHGCWIAKMIIWLLLVVLMFFMPNEVITIYETLSKFGAGLFLLVQVIMLLDFTHSWNDAWVAKDEQKWYIALLVISIGCYIAAYTLSGILFIWFNPSGEDCGLNVFFLVMTMILGLVNGIVALHPAVNGSLLPAAVVSVYCAYVCYTALSCEPRDYVCNGLNNKSKAVSTSTLILGMLTTVLSVLYSACRAGSSTIFLSPPSSPKSGTKKPLLEGDDVEEGKDKKDKKEAESQPVTYSYSFFHLIFALASMYSAMLLSDWTSSSDSSDLVDVGWTSVWVRICTEWVTCGLYIWTLVAPLILRDREFA from the exons atgtcgtGCCTGGCGTCGTGCTTCGCGGCGGCGACGTGCGGCCTCTGCTCGTCGGTGGCGGGGGGGATCTCCCAGCGGTCGGCGAGGCTCGCTTACTGCGGCCTCTTCGGCCTCTCCTTGATCGTCTCCTGGGTTCTCAGAGAAGTCGCCGCTCCTCTGCTCGAGAAAATCTCCT GGATAAATACTGGTTCGCATACAAAAGCATGGTTTCAAGTACAAGCTGTCCTCCGTGTGAGCTtggggaattttctttttttcgcaaTACTCGCCCTCATAATGATCGGGGTGAAAGACCAGAGCGACAGACGTGATTCGTGGCACCATGGTTGTTGGATTGCGAAGATGATTATCTGGCTCTTGCTCGTTGTCCTCATGTTTTTCATGCCAAATGAGGTCATCACAATTTATG AAACTCTATCAAAATTTGGAGCAGGACTATTTCTGTTGGTTCAAGTGATTATGCTGCTAGACTTCACTCATTCGTGGAATGATGCATGGGTTGCAAAAGATGAACAGAAATG GTATATTGCTTTGCTGGTGATATCAATTGGGTGCTATATTGCAGCCTACACTCTCTCTGGGATTTTGTTCATATGGTTTAATCCTTCTGGTGAGGACTGTGGCCTCAATGTCTTCTTCCTTGTTATGACAATGATCCTCGGCCTTGTAAATGGAATCGTTGCACTTCACCCTGCG GTAAATGGCAGCCTCTTGCCTGCTGCGGTGGTATCAGTTTATTGCGCTTATGTGTGCTACACTGCTCTCTCTTGTGAACCTCGAGATTATGTTTGCAATGGTCTAAATAACAAGTCTAAAGCAGTCTCCACCAGCACCCTCATTCTTGGAATGCTTACGACAGTTCTTTCTGTACTATATTCTGCTTGCCGTGCTGGATCATCAACAATATTCTTGTCCCCTCCGTCTTCCCCCAAGTCCG GCACAAAAAAGCCTCTTCTTGAAGGAGATGATGTCGAAGAAGGCAAAGATAAGAAGGATAAGAAGGAAGCAGAATCGCAGCCAGTTACTTATTCATACTCTTTCTTCCACCTGATTTTCGCTTTGGCTAGTATGTACTCAGCTATGCTTCTTTCAGACTGGACCAGCTCTTCTGATAGCTCGGATCTGGTCGATGTGGGTTGGACATCTGTTTGGGTCCGCATTTGTACAGAGTGGGTCACATGTGGTCTCTACATCTGGACCCTCGTGGCGCCATTGATTCTTCGTGATCGCGAGTTCGCATGA
- the LOC115730989 gene encoding germin-like protein subfamily 1 member 7: MPLTVLRKLSTILPRSTANPLGSTVTPVTVDKIAGLNTLGISMARIDFGIDGLNPPHTHPRGTEILLVLEGTLGFVTSNQLNNTLFAKVLYLGDVFIFPIGMIHFQLSIGKTNAVTITAPSSQNPGVITIANALFNPKPPISPEVLAKGFQVDEKFVEKLQKKFWYYN, encoded by the coding sequence ATGCCTCTGACTGTTCTGAGGAAATTGTCAACCATTTTACCTAGAAGCACTGCCAATCCCTTGGGCTCCACCGTCACCCCAGTGACTGTAGACAAGATAGCGGGACTCAACACTCTTGGCATTTCCATGGCTCGTATCGACTTTGGAATAGACGGTTTGAATCCTCCCCACACTCACCCGCGTGGCACTGAGATATTACTTGTCTTGGAGGGTACCCTGGGCTTCGTCACATCCAACCAGTTGAACAACACTCTCTTTGCAAAAGTTCTTTACCTCGGAGATGTTTTCATTTTCCCCATTGGGATGATTCACTTCCAGCTCAGCATTGGAAAGACCAATGCAGTCACGATCACTGCTCCAAGCAGCCAAAACCCAGGAGTCATCACTATAGCCAATGCATTGTTTAATCCAAAGCCGCCTATTTCACCCGAAGTTTTAGCCAAGGGGTTCCAGGTGGATGAGAAGTTTGTTGAGAAACTTCAAAAGAAGTTCTGGTACTACAATTAA